A region from the Aegilops tauschii subsp. strangulata cultivar AL8/78 chromosome 5, Aet v6.0, whole genome shotgun sequence genome encodes:
- the LOC109748818 gene encoding uncharacterized protein, giving the protein MGNRCLMVVTSILAVMTIVFGIISAVLLAMKHHQDEHGEFSTYRRSPAMPCGVVAAVLASMTQILASVTICCFGAWRLTKGAKRIAAMVFFITSWVLAIIAVLLFLAGAMLGFEGSAKKTVGNARIVGGVAIFVIATFLFLVVAALEVASYRLVRKKDHYQAYVGSNPPFVPSKDAPYGSAPPPPNQV; this is encoded by the exons ATGGGGAACAGATGTCTCATGGTGGTGACCAGCATCCTCGCTGTGATGACGATCGTGTTCGGAATAATCAGCGCGGTTCTCTTGGCGATG AAACATCATCAAGATGAACATGGCGAGTTCTCTACAtaccggcgatcgccggcgatgCCGTGCGGCGTGGTAGCGGCCGTTTTGGCGTCCATGACACAGATTCTTGCCAGCGTGACCATCTGCTGCTTTGGGGCGTGGCGGCTAACTAAGGGGGCCAAGCGCATCGCCGCGATGGTCTTCTTCATCACCTCATG GGTCCTTGCGATCATAGCAGTGCTGCTATTTCTGGCAGGTGCCATGTTAGGATTTGAAGGCTCTGCAAAGAAAACAGTTGGGAATGCTAGGATTGTCGGAGGTGTCGCAATTTTTGTGATCGCGACGTTTTTGTTTCTTGTAGTCGCCGCCCTTGAGGTTGCCTCATACCGCCTAGTTCGGAAGAAGGACCACTACCAAGCATATGTTGGCAGTAATCCTCCTTTTGTGCCATCTAAAGACGCTCCCTACGGTTCTGCTCCTCCACCGCCAAATCAAGTCTAA
- the LOC109748820 gene encoding uncharacterized protein — protein sequence MPTQSLEDAHRAPNDWAGQSSPLSSAERARVPHPAARSSPPPSDERGPPPTPAAADERSPDAPTPPAPAVLRPRSPQQQPANQGRCRDPRRHPPPPRRLFLRLAGRCSPSTAAWGFLAMVFGGGFKFLVGVGCGVYVAQNYNVPNVKKLFNTYVFLAKHVEETYRKPPKKDDD from the exons ATGCCGACTCAGTCTCTTGAagatgctcataggg CTCCAAACGATTGGGCCGGGCAGTCCTCCCCTCTGTCCTCGGCCGAGCGCGCTAGGgttcctcaccccgccgcccgctcctctcctcctccctccgacgagcgagggcctcctccgACCCCTGCGGCAGCCGACGAGCGCAGCCCCGACGCGCCCACCCCGCCGgcccctgccgtcctccgccccCGGTCACCCCAGCAGCAGCCGGCGAACCAAGGACGCTGCCGTGACCCTCgtcgccaccccccccccccccgccgtctCTTCCTGCGCCTGGCCGGCCGCTGCTCTCCTTCGACCGCGGCCTGGG GTTTTCTTGCAATGGTTTTCGGTGGCGGCTTCAAATTTTTAGTGGGAGTGGGATGTGGTGTCTATGTAGCTCAGAACTACAACGTTCCAAATGTCAAGAAGCTGTTCAACACGTATGTTTTCCTGGCAAAGCACGTTGAGGAAACTTACCGTAAGCCGCCGAAGAAAGACGACGACTGA
- the LOC109748819 gene encoding uncharacterized protein has protein sequence MGKKGIMVVTSILAVMTIVFGVISAILLALKHHQDDRGEFSTYRRSPAMTCGVVAAALASMTQILASVAICCCGAWRRTKGAKRIAAVVFFIISWVLAIIAVLLFLAGAMLGFEGSAKKTVGNARIVGGVGIFVIATFLFLVVAALEVASYRLVRKKDHY, from the exons ATGGGGAAGAAAGGTATCATGGTGGTGACCAGCATCCTCGCTGTGATGACGATCGTGTTTGGAGTCATCAGCGCGATTCTCTTGGCGCTG AAACATCATCAAGATGACCGTGGTGAGTTCTCTACGtaccggcgatcgccggcgatgACATGCGGCGTGGTAGCTGCCGCGTTGGCGTCGATGACGCAGATTCTTGCCAGCGTGGCCATCTGCTGCTGTGGGGCGTGGCGGAGAACTAAGGGGGCCAAGCGCATCGCGGCGGTGGTCTTCTTCATCATCTCATG GGTCCTTGCGATCATAGCAGTGCTACTATTTCTGGCAGGCGCCATGTTAGGGTTTGAAGGCTCTGCAAAGAAAACTGTTGGGAATGCTAGGATTGTCGGAGGTGTCGGAATTTTCGTGATCGCGACGTTTTTGTTTCTTGTAGTTGCCGCCCTTGAGGTTGCCTCATACCGCCTAGTTCGGAAGAAGGACCACTACTAA